A single region of the Candidatus Protochlamydia amoebophila UWE25 genome encodes:
- the proS gene encoding proline--tRNA ligase yields the protein MTSTKDKTAITPTRENDYPEWYQQVVKASDLAENSPVRGSMVIKPWGYGIWENIQRQLDDRIKETGHENAYFPLFIPLSFLEKEAAHIEGFAKECAVVTHHRLEEKDGRLIPAGPLEEPLIVRPTSETIIGDSFSRWVESYRDLPLLINQWANVVRWEMRPRIFLRTTEFLWQEGHTAHATHEEALQETMTMLEVYRSFVEDVLAIPVIVGEKSPGERFPGAENTFTLEAMMQDRKALQSCTSHYLGQNFAKGSNIRFSNMEGQLEYAYTTSWGMTTRLIGSLIMCHGDDDGLRLPPRIAHKQIVIVPVIPKPELEAQVLEYAENLAAELRKQIFYGKPLTVHIDKRDKRGGEKNWEWVKKGVPLRLEVGPRDINEQAVMVARRDQSPKNKQSLPKQQFVQQAASILEDIQRNYYVQAATYRDQHIYRHLETFEEMRAFFTPKNEEKPEIHGGFVLAKWCGDPVTEEMLSDLKVTIRCLPVKQSGTKGRCILTGREATLDAIFAKSY from the coding sequence ATGACAAGTACAAAAGATAAAACTGCTATTACACCCACAAGAGAAAATGACTATCCAGAATGGTATCAGCAAGTCGTTAAAGCCTCGGATCTCGCTGAAAATTCACCTGTGCGCGGCAGTATGGTGATCAAACCTTGGGGTTATGGAATATGGGAAAACATTCAGCGGCAGTTAGACGATCGGATTAAAGAGACTGGACATGAGAATGCGTATTTTCCTCTTTTCATTCCCTTAAGTTTTTTAGAAAAAGAAGCGGCGCACATAGAAGGTTTTGCTAAAGAATGTGCCGTTGTGACGCACCATCGCTTAGAAGAAAAGGACGGCCGTTTGATCCCTGCAGGTCCTTTAGAAGAGCCATTAATTGTGAGGCCCACCTCGGAGACAATCATTGGGGATTCTTTTTCTCGTTGGGTAGAATCTTATCGTGATTTACCTCTTTTAATTAATCAATGGGCGAATGTTGTTCGATGGGAGATGCGTCCACGCATCTTTTTAAGGACGACAGAATTTCTATGGCAAGAAGGGCATACTGCTCATGCAACACATGAAGAAGCCTTACAAGAAACCATGACAATGTTAGAAGTCTATCGCTCTTTTGTTGAAGATGTCTTAGCTATTCCTGTGATTGTCGGAGAAAAGTCTCCCGGAGAAAGATTTCCTGGCGCTGAAAATACCTTCACTTTAGAAGCCATGATGCAAGATCGTAAGGCTTTACAATCCTGTACTTCTCATTATCTAGGGCAAAATTTTGCTAAAGGTTCTAATATTCGCTTTAGTAATATGGAAGGGCAATTAGAATATGCTTATACGACATCTTGGGGAATGACAACGCGATTGATTGGAAGTTTAATTATGTGTCATGGAGACGATGATGGATTGAGACTTCCTCCCCGTATTGCCCATAAACAAATTGTAATTGTTCCAGTCATCCCTAAACCTGAATTGGAAGCTCAAGTTCTCGAATATGCTGAAAATTTGGCGGCTGAATTGAGAAAACAAATTTTTTACGGCAAACCTTTAACCGTTCATATTGATAAAAGAGATAAACGAGGCGGAGAGAAAAATTGGGAGTGGGTTAAAAAAGGGGTCCCTCTGCGTTTAGAGGTTGGGCCAAGAGATATCAATGAGCAAGCTGTGATGGTAGCAAGAAGAGATCAGTCTCCTAAAAATAAACAATCGTTGCCCAAACAACAATTTGTGCAGCAAGCTGCTTCAATTTTAGAAGACATTCAACGTAACTATTACGTTCAAGCAGCTACTTACAGAGATCAGCATATTTATCGTCATTTAGAAACTTTTGAAGAAATGCGTGCTTTTTTTACTCCTAAGAATGAAGAAAAACCTGAAATTCATGGAGGTTTTGTTTTAGCAAAGTGGTGTGGAGATCCGGTCACTGAAGAAATGTTAAGCGATTTAAAAGTCACGATTCGTTGCTTACCTGTGAAGCAAAGTGGAACAAAAGGGCGCTGCATTTTGACAGGACGAGAGGCAACATTAGATGCTATCTTTGCAAAATCGTACTGA
- a CDS encoding anthranilate synthase component I family protein yields the protein MLNSFILPSFFQKDLLLAVADFFAEFEGTCLLFSGGEFDSSEHSFLSLFPIEIVIAKDRQVIHKTKQQIFQQEIKNPWEALQKFFFDSLENNSENYAFGFFGYEMGFSSDPDVQLFCQSHEWTPDAMWQKCAITIIYNHSNQQAILKIADFTDQTLNPLHQHWVKKLSDKNWWESDSFNFFSRTSQKTEAQLKNFSLSNRQLTYLKMIDEAKEWIFSGHVYQINLSQEFTFEGVPRPFDVFRQLIEINPAPFSAYLKADYYTIVSSSPERFLQKKERLLETRPIKGTIQRGGYFEEDQLFKERLLSSEKEKAELLMITDLMRNDLGKISEIGSVKTVDLWRCEAYTNVYHLISIIRAIALKHLKPLEIIRSAFPGGSITGCPKLKAMECIQKLENRSRGIYTGSMGYMTGKGDFDLNIAIRTLVFKDNYISFQVGGGIVIDSDPINEYAETLFKGDSLFRVLKT from the coding sequence ATGCTTAATTCTTTTATCTTACCTTCATTTTTTCAAAAAGATCTATTATTAGCTGTTGCAGATTTTTTTGCGGAGTTTGAAGGAACTTGCTTGCTTTTTTCTGGAGGCGAATTTGACTCCTCTGAGCATTCTTTTTTATCTCTTTTTCCGATTGAAATTGTAATTGCAAAAGATCGGCAAGTGATCCATAAAACAAAGCAACAGATTTTCCAGCAAGAGATAAAAAATCCTTGGGAAGCTCTTCAAAAATTTTTTTTTGATTCGTTAGAAAATAACTCTGAAAACTACGCTTTTGGATTTTTCGGTTATGAAATGGGATTTTCCTCCGATCCTGATGTACAATTATTTTGCCAATCTCATGAATGGACACCTGATGCCATGTGGCAAAAATGCGCAATTACAATTATCTATAACCATTCTAACCAACAGGCTATCCTTAAAATAGCTGATTTTACTGACCAAACACTAAACCCTTTACATCAACATTGGGTTAAAAAACTTTCTGATAAAAATTGGTGGGAAAGTGATAGCTTTAATTTTTTTTCCCGAACTTCACAAAAAACAGAAGCTCAATTAAAAAACTTTTCTCTTTCAAATCGTCAACTTACTTATTTAAAGATGATTGATGAGGCAAAAGAGTGGATTTTTTCGGGACATGTTTACCAAATTAATTTATCCCAAGAATTTACATTTGAAGGTGTTCCGCGACCTTTTGACGTCTTTCGTCAATTAATAGAAATCAATCCCGCTCCCTTTTCCGCTTATTTGAAAGCAGATTATTATACAATTGTATCAAGCTCTCCTGAAAGGTTTTTGCAAAAAAAGGAAAGGCTATTAGAAACGCGCCCAATTAAAGGAACAATACAAAGAGGTGGGTATTTTGAAGAAGATCAATTGTTCAAAGAAAGATTACTATCATCTGAAAAAGAAAAAGCTGAGCTGTTAATGATTACAGATTTAATGCGCAATGATTTAGGTAAAATCAGTGAAATTGGCAGTGTTAAAACGGTTGATTTGTGGCGTTGTGAGGCCTATACGAACGTATATCACTTGATTTCAATTATTCGTGCTATTGCTTTAAAGCATCTAAAACCTTTAGAAATTATCCGTAGCGCATTTCCAGGTGGCTCTATTACCGGTTGTCCCAAATTGAAAGCGATGGAATGTATACAAAAATTAGAAAATCGTTCGCGGGGTATTTATACGGGTTCGATGGGATATATGACAGGAAAAGGAGATTTTGATTTGAATATTGCGATTCGAACTTTGGTATTTAAAGACAATTACATTAGCTTCCAAGTGGGAGGTGGAATTGTTATCGATTCTGATCCAATTAATGAATATGCAGAAACTCTTTTTAAGGGTGACTCATTATTTCGAGTACTAAAGACTTAA
- a CDS encoding Rne/Rng family ribonuclease, producing MHEILLNIESKETRYALLKNGELRDLVVERKKERQLTGNIYRGRVKNILHNIQSAFIDINEGENGFIHISDIIENTKKFEQLFDMDFDLDYDIKALNEKEQQNLDIEQVMKPDQPVLVQVVKEPIGSKGARLTSNVSIAGRYLVLLPNSSHRGVSRKIEDRVARERLKKLIRAFEMPQDMGLICRTASASATQEMLIAEAHDLLHNWQTIMENFKKATEPTLLYAESDLIKKAVITAIDKRYDRVLVDDYATYQTCKRLYSRYASEHALRIEYYRDKVPMFERFNVEREIEKTLRRKIWLPSGGYLYFDRTEAMYTIDVNSGRSNNNKTDVEESLVRINLEAAEEISRQLRLRNIGGLVICDFIDMRLRKNQRRVLERLKDCMKEDSAKCTILGMSEFGLVEMTRQRNRGSLLQTIFTGCPYCAGSGIIKSHESLSIEIERAFKKIVAYHEQFALKLVVHPELDRYLNIIDKQYLFRLATDYNAHLTCEVDDRLHLNEYQFFSTITNKRIEV from the coding sequence ATGCACGAAATTTTACTTAACATTGAATCTAAAGAAACTCGCTATGCCCTGCTAAAAAATGGTGAGTTACGTGATCTCGTCGTCGAACGTAAAAAAGAGCGGCAGCTAACAGGTAATATTTATCGCGGTCGAGTCAAAAACATTCTTCACAATATTCAATCTGCTTTCATCGACATTAATGAAGGAGAAAACGGATTTATCCATATCTCTGATATCATTGAAAATACCAAAAAGTTTGAACAACTTTTTGATATGGACTTCGACCTCGACTACGATATTAAAGCTTTAAATGAAAAAGAACAGCAAAATTTAGATATTGAACAAGTCATGAAACCGGATCAACCGGTCCTAGTTCAAGTTGTCAAGGAACCGATTGGCTCAAAAGGAGCTCGGTTAACTTCAAATGTTTCTATCGCAGGCCGTTATTTAGTTTTACTTCCTAACTCTTCTCATCGCGGAGTTTCTCGCAAAATTGAAGATCGAGTTGCTCGTGAAAGACTAAAAAAACTCATTCGCGCTTTTGAAATGCCACAAGACATGGGCCTAATTTGCCGAACAGCTAGTGCTAGTGCTACTCAAGAAATGCTCATAGCCGAAGCTCATGACCTTTTGCATAACTGGCAAACAATCATGGAAAACTTTAAAAAAGCAACAGAACCAACTCTTTTATACGCAGAATCTGATCTTATTAAAAAAGCCGTCATTACCGCCATAGACAAACGTTATGACCGCGTTTTAGTTGATGATTATGCCACCTATCAAACTTGTAAACGGCTTTATAGTCGTTATGCCAGCGAACATGCTTTACGAATCGAGTATTATCGGGATAAAGTTCCCATGTTTGAACGTTTTAACGTAGAGCGAGAAATTGAAAAAACCTTACGAAGAAAAATTTGGCTTCCTAGCGGCGGATATCTTTACTTTGATCGTACTGAAGCCATGTACACAATTGATGTTAACTCAGGCCGCAGTAATAATAACAAAACTGATGTAGAAGAATCTTTAGTTAGAATTAATTTAGAAGCAGCTGAAGAAATTTCTAGACAATTACGATTACGCAATATTGGTGGATTAGTCATCTGCGATTTTATCGATATGCGTCTAAGAAAAAATCAACGACGTGTTCTAGAAAGATTAAAAGATTGTATGAAAGAAGATTCTGCTAAATGTACAATTTTGGGAATGAGTGAATTCGGCTTAGTGGAAATGACCAGACAGCGCAATAGAGGCTCTTTATTGCAAACTATTTTTACTGGCTGTCCCTACTGTGCTGGTAGTGGTATCATCAAATCTCATGAAAGCTTATCTATCGAAATTGAACGAGCTTTCAAAAAAATTGTCGCTTATCACGAACAATTTGCTCTCAAACTTGTCGTTCATCCTGAATTAGATCGGTATTTAAATATTATTGATAAACAATATTTGTTCAGGCTGGCAACTGACTATAATGCACATCTTACTTGTGAAGTCGATGATCGCTTACATCTCAATGAATACCAATTTTTTTCGACAATTACCAATAAACGAATCGAGGTTTAA
- the plsX gene encoding phosphate acyltransferase PlsX gives MRIGIDLMGSESSPITLFEAVYLAAQKQRNVIFVVLATLPVVAKIRENSVFSSFLSQSPCRIEIHPVSNVIEMDDEPVISVREKKKSSLVTGLRLIRKKRLNGFVSAGNTGALIAGATLLIPMLPGIKRPALLATLPTERGDVVVIDVGGNVSCKARHLVCFAQMGAAYQRCCLGIEKPKVGLLNIGLESKKGTSEIRRAYQLLQDLQLKTKSKMNFIGNVEGRGVFEGCVDVLVTDGFTGNVLLKTSEGVSVFLLKQLKHSLKDISQLQAETILKQLHDEFDYEEYSGAIICGIDSVVVKCHGKSSSQAMLNGINGAIELVQNDFISQLKQELNVETL, from the coding sequence TTGCGTATTGGAATTGATTTAATGGGAAGCGAAAGCTCTCCCATTACTCTTTTTGAAGCTGTTTATTTAGCTGCACAAAAACAAAGAAATGTCATTTTTGTTGTGTTAGCTACTCTACCTGTTGTCGCTAAAATTCGAGAAAATTCTGTTTTTTCCTCTTTTTTGTCTCAGTCTCCTTGCCGAATTGAAATTCATCCAGTCTCTAACGTCATTGAAATGGACGATGAACCAGTTATTTCCGTTCGGGAAAAAAAGAAATCTTCCCTAGTCACTGGCCTAAGATTAATCCGAAAAAAACGTTTAAATGGTTTTGTTTCTGCAGGTAATACAGGAGCTTTGATAGCGGGAGCGACTCTTTTAATTCCGATGTTGCCGGGAATTAAGAGGCCTGCTTTGCTTGCTACATTACCAACAGAAAGAGGGGATGTCGTTGTCATTGACGTGGGAGGGAATGTTTCCTGCAAAGCTCGCCATTTAGTTTGCTTTGCTCAAATGGGAGCAGCCTATCAACGTTGTTGTTTAGGAATTGAAAAGCCAAAAGTTGGTTTATTGAATATTGGCTTAGAATCTAAAAAAGGAACTTCAGAAATCAGACGAGCCTATCAGTTACTTCAAGATTTACAACTAAAAACTAAAAGTAAAATGAATTTTATTGGTAATGTTGAAGGAAGAGGTGTTTTTGAGGGTTGTGTCGATGTACTTGTTACAGACGGATTTACAGGAAATGTTCTTCTCAAGACTTCTGAAGGTGTTTCAGTATTCCTTTTAAAGCAACTCAAACATAGTTTAAAAGATATTTCTCAACTACAAGCAGAAACTATTTTAAAGCAACTTCACGATGAATTTGACTATGAAGAGTATAGCGGAGCTATCATTTGTGGTATTGACAGTGTCGTTGTCAAATGTCATGGTAAATCTTCCTCCCAAGCCATGCTTAATGGGATTAATGGGGCTATTGAACTTGTTCAGAATGATTTTATTTCTCAGCTCAAACAAGAATTAAACGTCGAAACTTTATAA
- the rpmF gene encoding 50S ribosomal protein L32, with protein MAVPRNRLSNARKNSKRAHHAKKPKSLSICSNCGTARLPHCSCKACGTYADRTPTTQEAQ; from the coding sequence ATGGCAGTGCCACGTAACCGTTTGTCAAATGCACGTAAAAATTCGAAACGTGCTCATCACGCAAAAAAACCAAAGAGCCTTTCTATTTGTAGTAATTGTGGAACAGCGCGTCTTCCTCACTGCAGCTGTAAAGCTTGTGGAACATATGCTGACCGAACTCCTACAACCCAGGAAGCTCAATAA
- a CDS encoding TerC/Alx family metal homeostasis membrane protein, whose amino-acid sequence MADSWHWIFFNVFILLLLALDLYHFYYKPHSIKFKEAVLTSVGWVAIAFLFNAWLYYHFGSETAINFFTGYLLEKSLSVDNLFIFLLIFTHFKVPDDCKHRVLFYGVLGAILMRGLLIWGGVSLVQQFDWMFYLFGLFLIYTGIKMGLSKEINLKLEENRIYLFLKKMIGMTSDYHAQSFFVKIGGKWIATPLFLVVLLIEFADLVFAIDSIPAILGITTDPFIVYTSNVLAILGLRSLFFVLEGMMQRFYLLHYALAFILTFIGFKMLLANLFHIPTFIALGILLLALLCAVIGSFLFPISQLESKQNEKQL is encoded by the coding sequence ATGGCTGATTCATGGCACTGGATATTTTTTAATGTATTCATTCTTCTACTTCTCGCTTTAGATCTTTATCATTTTTATTACAAACCCCATAGCATCAAATTTAAAGAGGCTGTTTTAACTTCTGTGGGTTGGGTAGCCATTGCTTTTTTGTTCAATGCTTGGCTTTATTACCATTTCGGCTCTGAAACAGCGATTAATTTTTTTACAGGATATTTATTAGAAAAATCCTTAAGTGTGGATAACCTCTTCATTTTCTTACTGATTTTTACACATTTTAAAGTTCCTGATGATTGTAAACACCGTGTCCTTTTTTATGGAGTACTAGGAGCCATCTTAATGAGAGGCTTGCTAATTTGGGGAGGAGTTTCCCTAGTTCAACAATTTGATTGGATGTTCTATTTGTTTGGCTTGTTCCTTATTTATACCGGAATAAAGATGGGGCTCTCAAAAGAAATTAATCTTAAATTAGAAGAAAATCGCATCTATCTTTTTCTAAAAAAAATGATTGGAATGACTTCGGACTATCATGCACAATCTTTTTTCGTAAAAATAGGTGGTAAGTGGATAGCAACTCCCCTTTTTCTAGTAGTCCTATTAATTGAATTTGCAGATTTAGTATTTGCCATCGATTCTATTCCTGCCATTCTAGGTATTACAACGGATCCCTTTATTGTTTATACTTCGAACGTCTTAGCTATTTTAGGTCTTCGTTCCCTCTTTTTTGTTTTAGAAGGTATGATGCAACGTTTTTATTTACTTCACTATGCCTTGGCTTTCATTTTGACTTTCATTGGTTTTAAAATGTTATTAGCAAATCTCTTTCACATTCCTACATTTATAGCCTTAGGAATTTTATTATTAGCTCTGCTATGTGCTGTGATAGGCTCTTTTTTATTTCCGATTTCGCAACTAGAAAGCAAACAAAATGAAAAACAATTGTAA
- a CDS encoding 1-acyl-sn-glycerol-3-phosphate acyltransferase: protein MVKPIVDLAKYLEKGILKPPFAAIIEHFHDSYLLATKHSCSLETSHRLFMQLFELAMKQSENPYQFEIFHQSIRSPFDYYQFGLDFIRPLINFEKSTVLGREQLAKIYQQMAQGDNVILLANHQTEPDPQILSLMLENIDKKLATEMIFIAGHRVISDPLAIPMSMGRNLLCIYSKKHISHPPEKKTQKVSHNQRTMRKMSELLSEGGRCIYVAPSGGRDRRNSEGQITIAPFDPQSLEMFWLMAQQADHPTHFYPLSLHTYDLMPPPKHVEKELGEKRTAQFTPVHLAFSSEIDMEHFSESEHLDKKTKRDKRAEFIWKIVRRNYELFN, encoded by the coding sequence ATGGTCAAACCGATCGTAGATCTTGCTAAGTATCTTGAGAAAGGAATCCTAAAGCCCCCATTCGCAGCAATCATTGAACATTTTCATGATAGTTATTTACTGGCAACTAAACATTCCTGCTCCCTTGAAACAAGCCATCGCTTATTTATGCAATTATTTGAGTTGGCCATGAAACAAAGTGAAAATCCTTATCAATTCGAAATTTTTCACCAATCTATCCGCTCACCTTTTGATTATTATCAATTTGGACTAGATTTTATTCGTCCTCTCATCAATTTTGAAAAATCGACTGTTTTAGGCCGTGAACAACTTGCAAAGATTTATCAACAGATGGCGCAAGGGGATAATGTTATTTTGTTAGCAAACCACCAAACAGAACCTGATCCTCAGATACTAAGCTTAATGCTTGAAAATATTGATAAAAAGTTAGCAACAGAGATGATCTTTATTGCGGGTCATCGCGTTATAAGCGACCCTCTTGCTATTCCCATGAGTATGGGCCGTAATTTATTATGTATTTATTCAAAAAAACATATCTCCCATCCTCCTGAGAAAAAAACCCAAAAAGTTTCTCATAACCAGCGAACGATGAGAAAAATGAGCGAATTGCTCAGCGAAGGAGGACGCTGTATTTACGTGGCGCCAAGTGGAGGCCGGGATAGACGCAATTCTGAAGGACAGATTACCATAGCCCCCTTTGATCCGCAAAGCCTTGAAATGTTTTGGTTAATGGCTCAGCAAGCAGACCATCCCACTCATTTTTATCCCCTTTCTCTTCACACATATGATCTCATGCCTCCTCCTAAACACGTTGAAAAAGAATTAGGAGAAAAAAGAACCGCTCAATTTACTCCTGTCCACCTAGCATTTTCTTCAGAAATAGACATGGAACATTTTTCAGAAAGCGAACATCTCGATAAAAAAACGAAAAGAGACAAACGAGCAGAATTTATTTGGAAAATTGTCCGAAGAAATTATGAGCTTTTTAACTAG
- a CDS encoding YceD family protein, producing MDDQFKIFVDQLRDGHEKIIHESLFPDFIDIHEKDLSFKKNIELDGVAYKADDELILNWKIRAQALMSCSICNEAVPVNIEIDNFYHSEPLAEVKGAIYNFKDLLRETILIEVPAFAECEEGNCPKRQEVSKYLKEPFEDEQDIEDGYQPFANLDWKE from the coding sequence ATGGATGATCAGTTTAAGATCTTTGTAGATCAATTAAGAGACGGTCATGAAAAAATAATTCATGAAAGCCTTTTCCCTGATTTTATTGATATTCATGAAAAAGACTTGAGTTTTAAAAAGAATATTGAATTAGATGGTGTTGCTTATAAGGCAGATGATGAACTGATATTAAATTGGAAAATTCGAGCTCAAGCTTTAATGAGCTGTTCAATTTGCAATGAAGCTGTTCCAGTCAATATTGAAATAGATAATTTTTATCACAGTGAGCCCTTAGCGGAAGTTAAAGGGGCCATTTATAATTTTAAAGATCTTTTGCGTGAGACAATTTTAATTGAAGTTCCTGCTTTTGCTGAATGTGAAGAAGGAAATTGTCCAAAACGTCAAGAAGTATCAAAATATTTAAAAGAGCCTTTCGAAGATGAGCAAGATATTGAAGATGGGTACCAACCCTTTGCTAATCTCGATTGGAAAGAATAA
- a CDS encoding aminotransferase class IV, whose protein sequence is MVNKWVCLNGQLMPENQASIPITDRGFLFGDGLFTTLRVEQGQVEFWQSHLERLVHQCHQLRLIFPRLDFKWIEELIRLNLAHKGIWRLKMMITGGDERYLSLPLRQSSIQLLTLQSYKLEPFTPCRLTLYPSPIVKPTAHLKSLSYLDRLYVYDYANLKGYDDAVVCNCEAYLLETAFSNLFWIKNCQLYIPDPSLSYLQGIFLTNLIKYLKFPIHFFKGGIEDIPNEATIFISNSLNHLRPVTEIDHRIFSRHLDLEKQLQEVIQLALSNNRYP, encoded by the coding sequence ATGGTCAATAAATGGGTTTGTCTAAATGGCCAATTAATGCCAGAAAATCAAGCGAGTATTCCTATCACAGATCGAGGATTTTTATTTGGAGATGGCCTTTTTACAACCTTGCGAGTTGAGCAAGGGCAAGTTGAGTTTTGGCAATCTCATTTAGAAAGATTAGTCCACCAATGCCACCAATTACGGCTCATTTTTCCTCGATTAGATTTTAAATGGATAGAAGAATTAATCAGGCTAAATTTGGCTCACAAAGGAATCTGGCGTTTAAAAATGATGATTACAGGGGGAGATGAACGTTATTTATCTCTTCCCTTACGGCAATCCTCTATTCAATTATTAACTTTACAATCGTACAAATTGGAACCATTTACTCCTTGTCGACTAACTTTATATCCCAGTCCCATCGTTAAACCGACAGCACATTTAAAATCATTATCCTATCTTGATCGATTATATGTTTATGATTATGCAAATTTAAAAGGATATGACGATGCGGTGGTCTGTAACTGTGAAGCTTATTTGTTAGAAACTGCTTTTTCGAATTTATTTTGGATAAAGAATTGTCAATTATATATCCCCGATCCCAGCCTTTCATATTTACAAGGGATCTTTTTAACTAACCTCATCAAATATTTGAAGTTTCCTATCCATTTTTTTAAAGGAGGCATAGAAGATATCCCGAACGAAGCTACTATTTTTATTAGTAACTCCTTGAATCATCTACGTCCCGTCACTGAAATTGATCATCGAATTTTTTCCCGTCACTTGGATCTAGAAAAACAACTACAAGAAGTCATTCAACTAGCTTTATCTAATAACAGATATCCATAA
- a CDS encoding IS982-like element ISPasp2 family transposase, producing MDLIKLYCSVDDFWKSFEKKWNKQLIDHGKTKRGPQPELSIPEMMTIVILFHQSNYRTFKHFYGYVTKYLVKEFPNLISYSRFVYLKKNLFVPLFAYLLDKRGEITGIAFIDSTSIDVCHNKRIKRNKVFKGLAKRGKTTSGWFFGFKLHLMINEKGEILAFQLTPGNVADVSIAETLSKGIFGKLFGDKGYISKELSKRLLKQGLELFTTLRSNMKQNLMKLTDKILLRKRAIIETVNDQLKNISQIEHTRHRNAGNFLINLLAGIVAYTHQPKKPSINLTEQHRLLLMAA from the coding sequence ATGGATTTAATCAAATTATATTGTAGTGTGGATGATTTTTGGAAGTCTTTTGAGAAGAAATGGAATAAACAGTTAATTGATCATGGCAAAACAAAGCGAGGACCTCAGCCTGAATTATCGATACCAGAGATGATGACAATTGTCATTTTATTTCATCAATCAAATTATCGAACATTTAAGCACTTTTATGGGTATGTTACCAAATACTTAGTTAAAGAATTTCCAAACTTAATTAGTTATAGCCGTTTTGTTTATTTAAAGAAGAACCTTTTTGTTCCTCTATTTGCTTATCTTTTAGACAAAAGAGGAGAAATCACAGGAATTGCTTTTATTGATTCTACGTCTATAGATGTTTGCCACAATAAACGCATAAAAAGAAACAAGGTCTTTAAAGGTTTAGCAAAGAGGGGAAAAACAACTTCAGGGTGGTTTTTCGGATTTAAATTGCATCTCATGATCAATGAGAAAGGAGAAATTTTGGCTTTTCAGCTAACTCCTGGAAATGTCGCTGATGTTTCTATTGCCGAAACTTTGTCGAAAGGGATTTTTGGAAAATTATTTGGTGATAAGGGATATATTTCGAAAGAACTTTCAAAGAGGCTTTTGAAACAAGGTCTTGAACTATTTACTACCCTAAGATCGAATATGAAGCAGAATCTTATGAAGTTGACAGACAAAATTCTTCTTAGAAAACGAGCCATTATTGAAACGGTGAATGATCAACTAAAAAATATTTCTCAAATTGAACATACACGCCACAGAAATGCCGGAAATTTTTTAATTAATCTATTAGCTGGGATTGTTGCTTATACTCACCAACCTAAAAAGCCATCTATAAACTTAACAGAGCAGCATCGCTTATTGTTAATGGCTGCCTAA
- a CDS encoding YebC/PmpR family DNA-binding transcriptional regulator, whose translation MAGHSKWANIKHRKGKADAKKGKIFSRIAKEIISAVKLGGADQKNNPRLRLALQKARDANMPNENIDRNIKKASSADQEDYHEMTYELYGHGGVGIVVDVMTDNKNRISSDMRIATNKRGGTVATPGAVTFNFDRKGILQISKKNAIEEELFLAATEAGAEDFEVDNDVFIITTDPSHLYSVKDAINHLGFACEEAELGMIPRTYVECSVETAKDNLALIEWLEELEDVDAVYHNMKIPEELENE comes from the coding sequence ATGGCAGGTCATAGTAAATGGGCAAACATTAAGCATCGTAAAGGTAAAGCGGATGCAAAAAAGGGAAAAATTTTTTCTCGAATTGCGAAAGAAATTATTAGTGCAGTTAAATTAGGAGGGGCAGACCAAAAAAATAACCCCCGTCTTAGGCTAGCCTTGCAAAAAGCGCGCGATGCCAATATGCCCAATGAAAATATTGATCGAAATATTAAAAAAGCATCTAGTGCTGATCAAGAAGATTATCATGAAATGACTTATGAACTATATGGGCATGGGGGAGTCGGAATTGTGGTCGATGTAATGACAGACAATAAAAATCGAATTTCTTCTGACATGCGTATAGCGACAAATAAGCGTGGAGGGACGGTAGCCACTCCAGGCGCTGTCACGTTTAATTTTGATCGTAAAGGGATCTTACAAATTAGTAAGAAAAATGCCATTGAAGAGGAGTTGTTTCTAGCTGCTACCGAAGCTGGTGCAGAAGATTTCGAAGTAGATAATGATGTTTTTATTATTACTACAGATCCATCCCATTTATATAGTGTGAAAGATGCTATTAACCACTTAGGATTTGCTTGCGAAGAAGCCGAACTTGGAATGATTCCCAGAACTTATGTGGAATGTAGTGTAGAAACTGCTAAAGATAACTTGGCGTTGATCGAGTGGTTAGAAGAGCTTGAAGATGTCGACGCTGTTTATCACAACATGAAAATTCCAGAAGAATTAGAAAACGAATAA